The proteins below are encoded in one region of Salmo salar chromosome ssa02, Ssal_v3.1, whole genome shotgun sequence:
- the tmem67 gene encoding meckelin isoform X1 has translation MATGKLLVCGLALFLTIKSNLLHSQQFTISFQRPSDCGVEQFYDISSQSCVKCGPNQSSSATGLSCECVTGFRVLATNGASITCQQCPLQKPAVTEDGYGCILCPGSLTEQGTCQCPSGSILVERDVQGNPLEEARCEVCNGAEPALSAPDSYGDRCQRCQASLINTSQSCMCGSNILAGGLCFPPNNLPTAVNPNVNYAELSLPVQSAWFSTNLYSSAAACLVYTNLTACQALGNMCVMNMHSFSSVANDACGLYNTIFRATAALGSTQDISYWRANLPWLYYGDQPGLANRVLQTEPLPTGFSFKGRSRNTDINLVAAVYNARGDFLQWEKVGGNNLQLCPDTARRQEAAYTFGTAYQETCVLSVADLLRVYAEPLFYDVFVDLSRGEDRRLLPLPTRNLNQEYNRKFINRGNLNDWYLSRRVLLVDTLSGREKSLGSLPKVIRIASSIRIGFQLVPGTQKGQVYPPLLSVTYSDVVITAPNTQTVSVSFAVEYEMDQTEAHMKTDIALGVLGGVSVLYSLVKTASWKRRIGSPLIDMETVLKFLLFYAGDLANVFFFITVGTGLYWLIFYKAQHFVSVLLPLPGLQEERFVAYVGCAFALKTVQFLHKLIQQLSVDIFFIDWERPRGKANKTIQGNAIGEAKHNPSPVSIWRTYFVANEWNEIQTIRKISPTFQIMAVLFLLEVVGFSSLALRDPWSDLQRPPQSYSPPYSLTLRYGLAATLWLCIGLLQIIFFTAFHERFVEDKIRQFVDLCSISNISVLLLSHRCFGYYIHGRSVHGHADTNMEEMNINLKREAESLCGQRGLLPNTDTQTFQISITSRLRLQYDRILEPLSRRNGPSRLVDAASGHPFDRSTKAYHTMNRFLGSVIDHAHRDMEYVVRDKLFFERVIGMEFMEPMDKSIFYNDESHSFSDVLFYGNEATLLIFDTLFFCVVDLGAQSFILAGVLTYFQQMIFRLIRNGIGRRNLANKTLVDQRFLI, from the exons ATGGCAACGGGGAAGTTACTTGTGTGCGGATTGGCACTATTTCTAACAATAAAATCAAACCTACTTCACTCCCAGCAGTTTACGATTTCGTTTCAGCGTCCTTCAGACTGCGGCGTGGAACAGTTCTACGACATCTCCAGTCAGTCCTGTGTGAAATGCGGTCCGAACCAGAGTTCGAGTGCAACTG GTCTGTCTTGTGAATGTGTGACTGGGTTCAGAGTTCTCGCCACCAACGGAGCTTCCATCACCTGTCAGCAGTGTCCACTACAAAAACCG GCAGTAACAGAGGATGGCTATGGGTGTATCCTCTGTCCgggcagtctgactgagcagggAACCTGTCAGTGCCCGTCTGGGAGTATACTGG TGGAGCGGGATGTCCAGGGGAACCCTCTGGAAGAGGCCAGGTGTGAGGTGTGTAACGGAGCTGAACCTGCCCTCTCAGCCCCTGACAGCTACGGAGACAG GTGTCAGAGATGCCAGGCTTCCCTCATCAACACCTCTCAGTCCTGTATGTGTGGTTCCAACATCCTG GCTGGAGGTTTGTGTTTCCCTCCCAACAACCTCCCTACAGCTGTGAACCCAAACGTCAACTATGCCGAGCTG TCCCTTCCTGTGCAATCGGCATGGTTCTCCACAAACCTCTACTCTTCAGCAGCTGCCTGCTTG GTGTATACTAACCTGACAGCATGCCAGGCATTGGGGAACATGTGTGTGATGAACATGCACTCCTTCAGCAGCGTGGCCAACGATGCCTGTGGTCTCTACAACACCATCTTCAGAGCTACCGCAGCCCTGGGATCTACACAGGACATATCCTACTG GAGAGCCAATCTCCCATGGCTTTACTACGGGGACCAGCCGGGTCTGGCCAACCGCGTGCTGCAGACAGAGCCACTTCCCACTGGATTCAGCTTCAAGGGACGCAGCAGG aaTACAGACATCAACCTAGTGGCTGCTGTCTACAATGCCAGAGGAGACTTCCTCCAATGGGAGAAAGTGGGAGGAAACAATTTGCAG CTCTGTCCAGACACCGCCAGGAGACAGGAGGCAGCTTACACCTTTGGCACGGCCTACCAGGAGACT tgtgttctctCCGTAGCAGACCTGTTGCGTGTTTATGCTGAGCCTTTATTCTACGATGTGTTTGTGGATCTGAgccgaggagaggacaggagactgcTCCCTCTCCCCACACGCAACCTCAACCAAGAATACAACAGGAAGTTCATCAACCGGG gtaactTGAACGACTGGTACCTATCGAGACGTGTGTTACTGGTGGACACTctgagtgggagagagaagagcCTCGGCTCTCTGCCAAAAGTCATACGCATCGCAAGCAGCATCAGGATTGG GTTTCAGCTGGTGCCAGGGACTCAGAAGGGACAGgtgtaccctcctctcctctctgtgacCTACTCAGACGTCGTCATcactgccccaaacacacagactGTCTCT GTGTCGTTTGCTGTGGAATATGAGATGGACCAGACTGAGGCTCACATGAAGACTGAT atcgcCCTGGGTGTGTTGGGTGGCGTTTCTGTTCTGTATTCCCTGGTGAAGACAGCCAGCTGGAAGAGGAGGATTGGCTCTCCTCTCATTGACATGGAG ACCGTATTGAAGTTCCTTTTGTTTTACGCTGGTGATCTGGCTAACGTCTTCTTCTTCATCACCGTGGGAACAGGCCTGTACTGGCTCATCTTCTATAAG gCCCAGCATTTTGTGTCAGTGCTGCTACCGTTACCAGGTCTGCAGGAGGAGAGGTTTGTGGCGTATGTGGGCTGTGCCTTCGCTCTCAAG ACTGTGCAGTTTCTCCATAAGCTGATCCAGCAGTTGTCAGTGGATATCTTCTTCATCGACTGGGAGAGACCGCGTGGCAAAGCCAACAAGACCATCCAGG GCAATGCCATCGGTGAGGCGAAGCACAACCCTTCTCCTGTCAGCATCTGGAGGACCTACTTTGTGGCCAACGAGTGGAATGAGATTCAGACCATACGCAAGATCAGCCCCACCTTCCAGATCATGGCTGTGCTTTTCCTACTGGAG GTGGTTGGCTTCTCCAGTCTGGCCCTTAGGGACCCCTGGTCAGATCTCCAGCGCCCCCCTCAGTCCTACTCCCCTCCCTACAGTCTGACGCTGCGCTATGGCCTGGCCGCCACACTCTGGCTCTGCATTGGACTGCTGCAG aTCATTTTCTTCACTGCGTTCCATGAGCGTTTTGTGGAGGATAAGATCCGTCAGTTTGTGGACCTATGCTCCATCAGCAAC ATCTCGGTGCTGCTGCTGTCCCACAggtgttttggttactacatccaCGGGCGCTCCGTCCACGGCCACGCTGACACCAACATGGAGGAGATGAACATCAACCTCAAGAGAGAGGCC gagTCTCTGTGTGGTCAGAGAGGTCTCCTTCccaacacagacactcagaccttCCAGATCTCCATCACCAGCCGCCTACGCCTGCAGTACGACCGCATCCTGGAGCCCCTCAGCAgg AGAAATGGACCGTCGCGGTTGGTGGACGCAGCCTCGGGTCACCCCTTTGACCGGAGCACCAAAGCCTACCACACCATGAACCGTTTCCTAGGATCTGTCATAGACCAT GCCCATCGGGACATGGAATATGTTGTGAGAGACAAACTGTTTTTTGAGAGAGTCATAGGGATGGAGTTCATGGAGCCTATGGACAAGAGCATCTTCTACAACG ATGAGTCCCATTCATTCAGTGACGTGCTGTTCTATGGGAACGAAGCCACTCTGTTGATCTTTGACACGCTCTTCTTCTGTGTGGTCGACCTGGGAGCACAGAGCTTCATACTGGCAGGCGTACTCACATACTTCCAGCAAATG
- the tmem67 gene encoding meckelin isoform X2 yields MATGKLLVCGLALFLTIKSNLLHSQQFTISFQRPSDCGVEQFYDISSQSCVKCGPNQSSSATGLSCECVTGFRVLATNGASITCQQCPLQKPAVTEDGYGCILCPGSLTEQGTCQCPSGSILVERDVQGNPLEEARCEVCNGAEPALSAPDSYGDRCQRCQASLINTSQSCMCGSNILAGGLCFPPNNLPTAVNPNVNYAELSLPVQSAWFSTNLYSSAAACLVYTNLTACQALGNMCVMNMHSFSSVANDACGLYNTIFRATAALGSTQDISYWRANLPWLYYGDQPGLANRVLQTEPLPTGFSFKGRSRNTDINLVAAVYNARGDFLQWEKVGGNNLQLCPDTARRQEAAYTFGTAYQETCVLSVADLLRVYAEPLFYDVFVDLSRGEDRRLLPLPTRNLNQEYNRKFINRGNLNDWYLSRRVLLVDTLSGREKSLGSLPKVIRIASSIRIGFQLVPGTQKGQVYPPLLSVTYSDVVITAPNTQTVSVSFAVEYEMDQTEAHMKTDIALGVLGGVSVLYSLVKTASWKRRIGSPLIDMETVLKFLLFYAGDLANVFFFITVGTGLYWLIFYKAQHFVSVLLPLPGLQEERFVAYVGCAFALKTVQFLHKLIQQLSVDIFFIDWERPRGKANKTIQGNAIGEAKHNPSPVSIWRTYFVANEWNEIQTIRKISPTFQIMAVLFLLEVVGFSSLALRDPWSDLQRPPQSYSPPYSLTLRYGLAATLWLCIGLLQIIFFTAFHERFVEDKIRQFVDLCSISNISVLLLSHRCFGYYIHGRSVHGHADTNMEEMNINLKREAESLCGQRGLLPNTDTQTFQISITSRLRLQYDRILEPLSRRNGPSRLVDAASGHPFDRSTKAYHTMNRFLGSVIDHVRYQHTMNRFLGSVIDHVRYQHTTHHEPFPRICHRPCKMSTYHEPFPRICHRPCKISTYHTP; encoded by the exons ATGGCAACGGGGAAGTTACTTGTGTGCGGATTGGCACTATTTCTAACAATAAAATCAAACCTACTTCACTCCCAGCAGTTTACGATTTCGTTTCAGCGTCCTTCAGACTGCGGCGTGGAACAGTTCTACGACATCTCCAGTCAGTCCTGTGTGAAATGCGGTCCGAACCAGAGTTCGAGTGCAACTG GTCTGTCTTGTGAATGTGTGACTGGGTTCAGAGTTCTCGCCACCAACGGAGCTTCCATCACCTGTCAGCAGTGTCCACTACAAAAACCG GCAGTAACAGAGGATGGCTATGGGTGTATCCTCTGTCCgggcagtctgactgagcagggAACCTGTCAGTGCCCGTCTGGGAGTATACTGG TGGAGCGGGATGTCCAGGGGAACCCTCTGGAAGAGGCCAGGTGTGAGGTGTGTAACGGAGCTGAACCTGCCCTCTCAGCCCCTGACAGCTACGGAGACAG GTGTCAGAGATGCCAGGCTTCCCTCATCAACACCTCTCAGTCCTGTATGTGTGGTTCCAACATCCTG GCTGGAGGTTTGTGTTTCCCTCCCAACAACCTCCCTACAGCTGTGAACCCAAACGTCAACTATGCCGAGCTG TCCCTTCCTGTGCAATCGGCATGGTTCTCCACAAACCTCTACTCTTCAGCAGCTGCCTGCTTG GTGTATACTAACCTGACAGCATGCCAGGCATTGGGGAACATGTGTGTGATGAACATGCACTCCTTCAGCAGCGTGGCCAACGATGCCTGTGGTCTCTACAACACCATCTTCAGAGCTACCGCAGCCCTGGGATCTACACAGGACATATCCTACTG GAGAGCCAATCTCCCATGGCTTTACTACGGGGACCAGCCGGGTCTGGCCAACCGCGTGCTGCAGACAGAGCCACTTCCCACTGGATTCAGCTTCAAGGGACGCAGCAGG aaTACAGACATCAACCTAGTGGCTGCTGTCTACAATGCCAGAGGAGACTTCCTCCAATGGGAGAAAGTGGGAGGAAACAATTTGCAG CTCTGTCCAGACACCGCCAGGAGACAGGAGGCAGCTTACACCTTTGGCACGGCCTACCAGGAGACT tgtgttctctCCGTAGCAGACCTGTTGCGTGTTTATGCTGAGCCTTTATTCTACGATGTGTTTGTGGATCTGAgccgaggagaggacaggagactgcTCCCTCTCCCCACACGCAACCTCAACCAAGAATACAACAGGAAGTTCATCAACCGGG gtaactTGAACGACTGGTACCTATCGAGACGTGTGTTACTGGTGGACACTctgagtgggagagagaagagcCTCGGCTCTCTGCCAAAAGTCATACGCATCGCAAGCAGCATCAGGATTGG GTTTCAGCTGGTGCCAGGGACTCAGAAGGGACAGgtgtaccctcctctcctctctgtgacCTACTCAGACGTCGTCATcactgccccaaacacacagactGTCTCT GTGTCGTTTGCTGTGGAATATGAGATGGACCAGACTGAGGCTCACATGAAGACTGAT atcgcCCTGGGTGTGTTGGGTGGCGTTTCTGTTCTGTATTCCCTGGTGAAGACAGCCAGCTGGAAGAGGAGGATTGGCTCTCCTCTCATTGACATGGAG ACCGTATTGAAGTTCCTTTTGTTTTACGCTGGTGATCTGGCTAACGTCTTCTTCTTCATCACCGTGGGAACAGGCCTGTACTGGCTCATCTTCTATAAG gCCCAGCATTTTGTGTCAGTGCTGCTACCGTTACCAGGTCTGCAGGAGGAGAGGTTTGTGGCGTATGTGGGCTGTGCCTTCGCTCTCAAG ACTGTGCAGTTTCTCCATAAGCTGATCCAGCAGTTGTCAGTGGATATCTTCTTCATCGACTGGGAGAGACCGCGTGGCAAAGCCAACAAGACCATCCAGG GCAATGCCATCGGTGAGGCGAAGCACAACCCTTCTCCTGTCAGCATCTGGAGGACCTACTTTGTGGCCAACGAGTGGAATGAGATTCAGACCATACGCAAGATCAGCCCCACCTTCCAGATCATGGCTGTGCTTTTCCTACTGGAG GTGGTTGGCTTCTCCAGTCTGGCCCTTAGGGACCCCTGGTCAGATCTCCAGCGCCCCCCTCAGTCCTACTCCCCTCCCTACAGTCTGACGCTGCGCTATGGCCTGGCCGCCACACTCTGGCTCTGCATTGGACTGCTGCAG aTCATTTTCTTCACTGCGTTCCATGAGCGTTTTGTGGAGGATAAGATCCGTCAGTTTGTGGACCTATGCTCCATCAGCAAC ATCTCGGTGCTGCTGCTGTCCCACAggtgttttggttactacatccaCGGGCGCTCCGTCCACGGCCACGCTGACACCAACATGGAGGAGATGAACATCAACCTCAAGAGAGAGGCC gagTCTCTGTGTGGTCAGAGAGGTCTCCTTCccaacacagacactcagaccttCCAGATCTCCATCACCAGCCGCCTACGCCTGCAGTACGACCGCATCCTGGAGCCCCTCAGCAgg AGAAATGGACCGTCGCGGTTGGTGGACGCAGCCTCGGGTCACCCCTTTGACCGGAGCACCAAAGCCTACCACACCATGAACCGTTTCCTAGGATCTGTCATAGACCATGTAAGATATCAACATACCATGAACCGTTTCCTAGGATCTGTCATAGACCATGTAAGATATCAAC ATACCACACACCATGAACCGTTTCCTAGGATCTGTCATAGACCATGTAAGATGTCAACATACCATGAACCGTTTCCTAGGATCTGTCATAGACCATGTAAGATATCAACATACCACACACCATGA